A single window of Nicotiana sylvestris chromosome 5, ASM39365v2, whole genome shotgun sequence DNA harbors:
- the LOC138868816 gene encoding uncharacterized protein, with translation MKDHIVEEDYELWDIVTDGPLATTMKNEEGVVVPKTRADCTAEDLKKWEKNAKAKKWLMYGLGPDEYSRIQSCTTAKEIWDTLQVAHEGAPQVKRSRGTLLYSQYENFTMKEGETIQEMYTRFTTLTNELKSLGRIILEEDKVEKILTRVLPVSWESKITAIQESKNIATLRLDELIGNLTAYELRRQTMKMDTPKKERSLALRIAEGSDLEDDEMFMITREFKKYLMRGKGSSRGTTFNKLRASEKQTNKGCYKCGKTDHMIKNCPL, from the coding sequence atgaaggATCACATTGTAgaagaagactatgaactctgggacatagtcactgatggtcctttGGCAACTACAATGAAAAATGAGGAAGGAGTGGTTGTGCCAAAGACAAgggctgactgcactgctgaagacctaaaaaagtgggagaaaaatgctaaggccaagaaatggcttatgtatggactaggtccagatgagtacagtagGATCCAAAGCTGTACTActgccaaggagatatgggacactttgcaagtggctcatgaaggagcACCTCAAGTGAAAAGATCCAGAGGAACACtattgtattctcaatatgagaattttactatgaaggaaggagaaactatccaagagatgtatactaGGTTCActacactgacaaatgaacttaagtcccttggaaggattattcttgaagaagacaaggttgagaaaatcctgacaagggttctgccagtctcatgggaaagcaaaatcacggcCATTCAGGAATCCAAGAATATTGCTACTCTCAGACTAGATGAACTAATTGGAAATCTTACTGCTTATGAattgagaaggcaaaccatgaagatggatacaCCCAAGAAGGAGAGAAGCCTAgctctcagaattgctgaaggttcagatctggaagATGATGAGATGTTTATGATCACTAGAGAattcaaaaagtacctgatgagaggaaagggttcttcaagaggtacaaccttcaacaagtTAAGAGCTTCTGAGAAACAGACCAATAAGGgttgctacaagtgtggtaagactgatcacatgatcaagaactgcccTCTAtag